The following are encoded in a window of Haliotis asinina isolate JCU_RB_2024 chromosome 14, JCU_Hal_asi_v2, whole genome shotgun sequence genomic DNA:
- the LOC137260638 gene encoding autophagy-related protein 101-like, whose product MNARSQVFELSVEGRQIEEVVQSIFHTLLMHRTLGKFHYKQEGSYSIGTVGIMDVDCDYIDFTYVRVASEELDQNLRREVSMFRDTLRSHDGPGSGQISLEFYQKKRARWPFQAECIPWEVWTVKLDIITMANEHERQVCRERLGEVLAEKVMYVAETMNRHEYVPKMPNQSDLDLIFDTVHFDVQPYLYRISHQTTGPAASASVGTTMRKFLKDTLAL is encoded by the exons ATGAATGCAAGGTCTCAGGTGTTTGAGCTG TCTGTGGAAGGACGACAGATCGAGGAGGTAGTACAGA GTATTTTCCACACTCTGCTTATGCATCGGACACTTGGAAAG ttccaTTACAAGCAGGAAGGAAGCTACTCCATTGGCACTGTTGGAATCATGGACGTTGACTGTGACTACATAGACTTCACATAT gtccgtgtggcaTCGGAAGAACTGGACCAGAATCTGCGCAGGGAAGTCAGCATGTTCCGAGACACTCTTCGTAGCCATGACGGTCCAGGATCTGGTCAG ATATCCTTGGAGTTTTACCAGAAGAAGCGAGCACGCTGGCCCTTTCAAGCAGAGTGTATCCCGTGGGAAGTGTGGACAGTCAAGCTGGATATCATTACTATGGCCAATGAACATG AGCGTCAGGTGTGCCGAGAGAGGCTGGGTGAGGTGCTGGCCGAGAAGGTCATGTATGTGGCAGAGACCATGAACAGACATGAATACGTCCCCAAGATGCCAAACCAGTCAGATCTCGACCTCATCTTTGACACCGTGCATTTCGATGTGCAGCCATATCTCTACAGG ATATCGCACCAGACGACCGGCCcagcagcatcagcatcagttGGTACCACCATGAGGAAGTTCCTGAAAGACACACTAGCATTATAA